In Paenibacillus guangzhouensis, a single window of DNA contains:
- a CDS encoding alpha/beta fold hydrolase: MSEQLLQFNDIELYTESFGNASHPAILLVMGAQSSMVWWEDGFCQRLADAGRYVIRYDHRDVGRSTAYELGQPGYTFEDLADDAIRILDAYGIARAHIVGMSMGGMLTQILALRHPERVHTVTLLATSNFAPELPPMEEKVMQFFANAGAIDWTDEQAVTSFTVGKWRVLAGSRHPFDEDRIRQLAQEELRRSRRFDSMNNHGMAAGGESYLLRTREINIPALVIHGTEDPIIPYAHGVLLANTIPGAVLVTLEGTGHELHPQDWDSIISRIIAHTDL; this comes from the coding sequence ATGAGCGAACAACTATTACAATTCAATGACATTGAATTATATACCGAAAGCTTCGGAAATGCCTCACATCCAGCGATTCTGCTGGTCATGGGGGCGCAATCCTCGATGGTGTGGTGGGAGGACGGCTTCTGTCAGCGCTTAGCGGATGCAGGGCGATACGTGATACGTTACGATCACCGGGATGTTGGACGTTCCACCGCTTACGAGCTGGGCCAACCTGGATATACGTTCGAAGATTTGGCGGATGATGCAATTCGTATCTTAGATGCCTACGGCATCGCTCGCGCCCACATCGTCGGCATGTCCATGGGCGGCATGCTGACGCAGATTCTGGCACTGAGACATCCCGAGCGCGTACATACCGTCACACTCCTCGCAACCTCGAACTTCGCGCCCGAGCTTCCGCCAATGGAAGAGAAGGTGATGCAGTTCTTCGCGAATGCCGGGGCCATCGACTGGACCGACGAACAGGCAGTCACCTCGTTCACGGTCGGCAAATGGCGAGTTCTCGCAGGGTCAAGGCATCCGTTCGACGAAGATCGAATTCGCCAATTGGCGCAAGAGGAGCTCCGTCGATCCCGGCGGTTCGACAGCATGAACAACCATGGCATGGCTGCAGGCGGCGAGTCATATCTATTGCGAACAAGAGAGATCAATATCCCGGCGCTGGTCATCCATGGCACGGAAGATCCGATCATCCCTTATGCCCATGGGGTTCTTCTGGCGAACACAATCCCAGGCGCGGTGCTCGTGACGCTGGAAGGTACCGGGCATGAGCTTCACCCTCAAGACTGGGATTCGATCATTTCGAGGATCATCGCACATACGGATCTGTAA
- a CDS encoding MFS transporter — MAQVIQASTRKRNYSLMTMVLCWAGMAVMSSLYVTLPLISLFSDRYSITLTQAASAGSIFSLGFAIGCLIYGALSDKYGRKKVIFIGLIVLAIISLLLGMADHFAWILILRGLQGAAAATFSPVALAYAVEMFPAEKRVTTIGFISTGFLVAGIVGQVISSLMSQAYGWHAVFYLLAVVYAVTSLLVVLFLPKGEIQQAHANIWAPLKQIGKVFTQKNLVLGYLVALVLLMSFVSMYTVLGNYLSGPDFGLSKQEILYVRLAGVLGMIISPFAGKLASRIGVRSVLRGGLLLAVIGLASLGMIASLPVVVLMSVIFVAGIALSVPSLVSLIGQLGGKSRGIAVSVYTFILFAGTSLGPILSIYLMKISSYLMTFILLALVLGIGLLAACLIRQETAEVTAGGK, encoded by the coding sequence ATGGCACAGGTTATTCAAGCATCAACTCGAAAACGAAATTATTCATTGATGACGATGGTCCTCTGTTGGGCAGGGATGGCGGTCATGTCCAGTTTGTACGTGACCTTGCCGCTGATCTCGCTATTCTCTGATCGATACAGCATTACGTTGACGCAAGCGGCTTCAGCGGGAAGCATCTTCTCGCTGGGGTTCGCGATCGGATGTCTGATTTATGGGGCATTGTCAGACAAATATGGGCGTAAGAAAGTCATTTTTATCGGACTTATTGTACTGGCCATCATCTCTCTCCTGCTCGGCATGGCGGATCATTTCGCTTGGATTCTTATTCTCAGAGGCCTGCAGGGGGCTGCGGCCGCAACCTTCTCACCGGTTGCCCTTGCTTACGCGGTAGAGATGTTCCCTGCAGAGAAGCGGGTGACGACCATCGGCTTTATTAGTACAGGATTTCTGGTTGCGGGCATTGTTGGTCAGGTCATCAGCAGCTTGATGAGTCAGGCGTATGGCTGGCATGCCGTATTTTATCTGCTGGCTGTGGTGTATGCCGTCACTTCGCTGCTTGTTGTGTTGTTCTTGCCGAAAGGCGAGATTCAGCAGGCTCATGCGAATATATGGGCGCCGTTGAAGCAGATCGGCAAGGTGTTCACACAGAAAAATCTCGTGTTGGGTTATCTGGTTGCGTTGGTTCTGCTTATGTCCTTCGTCAGCATGTATACGGTTTTGGGCAATTACTTGAGTGGGCCGGATTTTGGTCTAAGCAAACAAGAAATTCTCTACGTTCGTCTGGCCGGTGTGCTGGGCATGATCATCTCTCCGTTCGCAGGGAAACTCGCGAGCAGGATCGGAGTGCGTTCGGTATTGCGTGGGGGGCTCTTGCTAGCGGTGATCGGGCTGGCATCGTTAGGGATGATCGCTAGTCTGCCCGTGGTCGTCCTCATGAGTGTCATTTTCGTTGCAGGTATTGCATTGTCTGTTCCATCCTTGGTGTCCCTGATTGGTCAGTTGGGTGGAAAATCGCGAGGGATTGCAGTTTCAGTCTATACGTTTATTCTGTTCGCAGGCACAAGTCTCGGCCCGATTCTATCCATTTATTTGATGAAAATTAGCAGTTACCTCATGACGTTCATTTTGTTGGCACTTGTGCTGGGTATTGGGTTATTGGCGGCATGTCTGATTCGTCAGGAGACAGCTGAGGTGACAGCAGGAGGGAAATAA
- a CDS encoding MarR family winged helix-turn-helix transcriptional regulator, with the protein MSRSKKELTTDHLPKLGVTPYVELMDSTATSETNRQSASLGLLMMWLGDHILDAMDLDLAPFGITESKLDLLLLLTLHENRERVTPSALADRLGIRRASVTTMLDWLEKRNWVLREPSAGDGRMLHVKITAEGRALIDQVLPIFWAACASFMADLEPEEQRVLEKILLKLNRSMENRLGVGR; encoded by the coding sequence ATGAGTAGATCAAAGAAAGAGTTAACGACAGACCATTTGCCCAAATTAGGCGTGACGCCGTATGTTGAATTGATGGACAGCACGGCGACGAGCGAGACGAATCGCCAATCTGCGTCGCTAGGACTGCTGATGATGTGGCTCGGGGATCATATTTTGGATGCGATGGACTTGGATCTCGCACCGTTCGGTATTACTGAGAGTAAACTGGACCTCCTGCTACTCTTGACGCTGCATGAGAATAGAGAACGCGTGACGCCTTCAGCCTTGGCAGATCGGCTTGGAATTCGGCGCGCTTCCGTTACAACCATGCTCGACTGGCTCGAGAAGAGGAACTGGGTGCTGCGCGAGCCTAGCGCGGGGGATGGACGCATGCTGCATGTCAAGATTACGGCGGAAGGACGCGCACTGATTGATCAAGTCCTGCCGATCTTCTGGGCCGCTTGTGCATCGTTCATGGCCGATTTGGAGCCGGAAGAGCAGCGCGTGCTCGAGAAGATTTTGTTGAAATTAAATCGTTCGATGGAGAATCGACTGGGGGTGGGAAGGTAA